Proteins from a genomic interval of Falco rusticolus isolate bFalRus1 chromosome 7, bFalRus1.pri, whole genome shotgun sequence:
- the BTBD1 gene encoding BTB/POZ domain-containing protein 1: protein MAAAGGGAAAPAETPAETPAAAASAAAAATAAAAAVEAGAVLQREPLYNWQATKGSLRERFAFLFSNELLSDVHFVVGKGSPRGGGGGAPPGPGQQRIPAHRFVLAAGSAVFDAMFNGGMATTSAEIELPDVEPAAFLALLRFLYSDEVQIGPETVMTTLYTAKKYAVPALEAHCVDFLTKHLRADNAFMLLTQARLFDEPQLASLCLDTIDKSTMDAISAEGFTDIDIDTLCAVLERDTLSIRESRLFGAVVRWAEAECQRQQLPPTFGNKQKVLGRALSLIRFPLMTIEEFAAGPAQSGILSDREVVNLFLHFTVNPKPKVDYIDRPRCCLRGKECSINRFQQVESRWGYSGTSDRIRFTVNRRISIVGFGLYGSIHGPTDYQVNIQIIDYEKNQTLGQNDTGFSCDGTASTFRVMFKEPIEILPTVCYTACATLKGPDSHYGTKGLKKVIHESPTASKTCFVFYSSPGNNNGTSIEDGQIPEIIFYT from the exons ATGGCGGCCGCCGGGGGTGGTGCGGCTGCGCCCGCCGAGACGCCCGCCGAGacgcccgccgccgccgccagcgctgccgccgccgccactgctgccgccgccgccgtggAGGCTGGCGCGGTGCTGCAGCGGGAGCCGCTGTACAACTGGCAGGCCACCAAGGGCTCGCTGCGGGAGCGCTTCGCCTTCCTCTTCTCCAACGAGCTCCTCAGCGACGTGCACTTCGTGGTGGGCAAGGGcagcccccgcggcgggggtgggggggcgccccccgggccgggccagCAGCGCATCCCCGCCCACCGCTTCGTCCTGGCGGCCGGCAGCGCCGTCTTCGACGCGATGTTCAACGGCGGCATGGCCACCACCTCGGCCGAGATCGAGCTGCCCGACGTGGAGCCCGCCGCCTTCTTGGCGCTGCTGAG GTTTCTTTACTCAGATGAAGTTCAAATTGGTCCAGAAACAGTCATGACTACTTTATACACTGCTAAAAAGTATGCAGTCCCAGCCCTGGAAGCACATTGTGTGGATTTTCTAACGAAGCACCTCCGAGCAGATAATGCCTTTATGCTGCTTACTCAA GCTCGTTTGTTCGATGAACCTCAGCTCGCTAGTCTTTGTCTTGACACAATAGACAAAAGTACTATGGATGCAATAAGTGCAGAAGGCTTTACTGATATTGATATAG acacATTATGTGCAGTTCTAGAAAGAGATACCCTTAGTATTCGAGAAAGTAGACTCTTCGGAGCTGTTGTTCGCTGGGCAGAAGCAGAATGTCAAAGACAACAACTGCCTCCAACatttggaaacaaacaaaaagtcctTGGAAGAGCTCTTTCCTTAATCCGTTTTCCATTAATGACTATTGAAGAGTTTGCAGCAG gtCCTGCTCAATCTGGAATTTTGTCAGATAGGGAAGTAGTAAatctctttctgcattttactgTCAATCCTAAACCTAAAGTAGATTATATTGACCGGCCAAGATGTTGCCTTAGAGGAAAAGAATGCAGCATTAACAGGTTCCAGCAAGTGGAGAGTCGCTGGGGCTATAGTGGAACAAGTGATCGAATTAG GTTCACAGTTAATAGAAGAATTTCCATAGTGGGATTCGGATTATACGGATCTATTCATGGACCCACAGACTATCAAGTTAACATACAG ATAATTGATTATGAGAAGAATCAAACACTAGGACAAAACGATACTGGATTTAGTTGTGATGGAACAGCCAGCACGTTCAGAGTTATGTTCAAAGAACCTATAGAGATTTTGCCAACAGTTTGCTACACAGCTTGCGCAACATTGAAA GGTCCTGATTCTCACTATGGAACAAAAGGTTTGAAGAAAGTGATCCATGAATCTCCTACTGCTAGCAAAACATGCTTTGTCTTCTATAGTTCACCCGGTAACAACAATGGTACATCAATAGAAGATGGACAGATaccagaaataatattttatacataa